A segment of the Streptomyces sp. XD-27 genome:
ATCACCGCGCTGGGCGACCTGCGCAACAGCGACCCGGTCACCCGATCCGGTGCCCAGCCGGGCGACGTCGTCGCGGTCACCGGCTGGCTGGGCTGGTCGGCCGCAGGACACGCGGTGCTCTCCCGCGGCTTCCGCTCGCCGCGCGCCTTCGTCGAGGCCCACCGGCGGCCCGAACCCCCGTACCACGCGGGGCCGGCGGCGGCCGGACTCGGCGCCACCGCCATGACGGACGTCAGCGACGGGCTCGTGGCCGACCTGGGCCACATCGCGGAGGCGAGCAAGGTCCGCATCGACCTGCGCTCGGGCGACATCGACATCCCGACCCAGATGTCCGACATCGGCCAGGCGGTCGGCGTGGACCCGCTCCAGTGGGTGCTCAACGGGGGAGAGGACCACGCGATCGTGGCGACCTTCCCGCCGGACGTGAAGCTCCCGGCCCGCTGGAAGGTCATCGGCGAGGTGCTCAACCCGTCGGCGCTGCCCCAGGTGACCGTGGACGGGGCACCCTGGGCGCACGCGGGCTGGGACCACTTCGGGGAGGACGAGGTCGACACCGAGTAGACGCCGAGGCGAGGGGGCGGGGCCGACGCCGAGTAGATTCGGCGGTATG
Coding sequences within it:
- a CDS encoding thiamine-phosphate kinase, whose translation is MKGTVGELGEFGLIRELTSRLTTTPAVRLGPGDDAAVIAAPDRRVVASTDVLLEGRHFRRDWSTAYDVGRKAAAQNLADIAAMGAVPTALLLGLVVPADLPVTWASELMDGLRDECQVAGAAVVGGDVVRGDTITVAITALGDLRNSDPVTRSGAQPGDVVAVTGWLGWSAAGHAVLSRGFRSPRAFVEAHRRPEPPYHAGPAAAGLGATAMTDVSDGLVADLGHIAEASKVRIDLRSGDIDIPTQMSDIGQAVGVDPLQWVLNGGEDHAIVATFPPDVKLPARWKVIGEVLNPSALPQVTVDGAPWAHAGWDHFGEDEVDTE